Proteins from one Rhodothermales bacterium genomic window:
- a CDS encoding OsmC family protein produces the protein MHPFPHRYTCTATSDSDGTIGLESPGLPVLATAAPEEFGGPGDAWSPETLFVAAVVSCFILTFRAVAQASKLAWLDLTCEGDGVLDRVDRVTRFTEVRLRAELRVPEDTDPERAHGLLERAEHICLVTNSLTAAVHLDARVVVGEAVGE, from the coding sequence ATGCATCCCTTCCCGCATCGCTACACCTGCACTGCCACCTCAGACTCCGACGGGACCATCGGGCTGGAAAGCCCGGGGCTCCCCGTGCTCGCGACGGCCGCCCCCGAGGAGTTCGGCGGGCCCGGCGACGCGTGGTCGCCGGAGACGCTGTTCGTCGCGGCCGTGGTGAGCTGCTTCATCCTGACGTTCCGGGCCGTGGCCCAGGCCTCGAAGCTCGCGTGGCTCGACCTCACCTGCGAGGGCGACGGTGTCCTCGATCGCGTCGACCGCGTCACTCGGTTTACCGAGGTCCGCCTCCGGGCCGAGTTGCGCGTGCCGGAGGACACGGATCCCGAGCGCGCTCACGGCCTCCTCGAGCGGGCCGAGCACATCTGCCTCGTCACGAACTCCCTCACCGCTGCCGTCCACCTCGACGCCCGTGTGGTCGTGGGCGAAGCCGTCGGCGAATGA